Proteins encoded by one window of Glycine soja cultivar W05 chromosome 15, ASM419377v2, whole genome shotgun sequence:
- the LOC114387807 gene encoding heterogeneous nuclear ribonucleoprotein Q-like, which produces MKDRDTGEHKGYSFVAFKTKEVAQKAIEEIHSKEFKGCQRHGSSTKKNKEYQEKLPVVVLRVEEIIYSKANSEAEYMDLTTLLERTNDAIDTIV; this is translated from the exons ATGAAAGACAGGGACACTGGAGAACACAAGGGTTAttcctttgtggcttttaaaacaaaagaggTAGCACAAAAGGCTATTGAGGAGATACATAGCAAGGAATTTAAG GGTTGTCAACGACATGGGTCTTCTACTAAGAAGAACAAAGAGTACCAAGAGAAGCTACCCGTTGTTGTGCTTAGGGTAGAGGAAATTATTTACTCTAAAGCCAATTCCGAG GCTGAATACATGGACCTTACAACACTTTTGGAGAGAACAAATGATGCTATTGATACAATAGTTTGA
- the LOC114385932 gene encoding protein VAC14 homolog, with product MSASSLNADLLRRADISTVLEGVPFKESCGSFSTTTLTQKQSFLFIYHFLTRAVLLLKSVDYGRMAEILVHRAGSPDEFTRLTTITWINEFVKLGGDQLVPYYADILGAILPCIADKEEKIRVVARETNEELRALKADPAEAFDVGAILSIARRQLSSELEAT from the exons ATGTCAGCATCGTCTTTGAATGCTGACCTTCTAAGACGTGCTGATATAAGCACCGTCTTAGAAGGTGTACCTTTCAAAGAA AGTTGTGGTTCATTTTCAACTACTACTTTGACACAAAAGCAaagttttttgttcatttatcaTTTTCTGACTCGAGCAGTGCTACTCTTGAAGTCTGTAGATTATGGTCGCATGGCTGAAATCCTGGTACATAGGGCAGGTTCTCCAGATGAATTCACTAGGCTAACAACTATCACATGG ATAAATGAGTTTGTCAAGCTTGGTGGAGACCAGCTTGTTCCATATTATGCTGACATTCTTGGAGCCATTTTGCCTTGTATAGCagataaagaagagaaaattagAGTT GTTGCTCGTGAAACCAATGAAGAGCTACGTGCCCTCAAGGCAGATCCAGCTGAAGCGTTTGATGTAGGAGCAATCTTGTCCATTGCCAGGAG GCAATTATCTAGTGAACTGGAGGCTACTTGA